From uncultured Roseateles sp., the proteins below share one genomic window:
- a CDS encoding FCD domain-containing protein — translation MSALMPAGPRLQASRLSDRLAALLGDQVQAGTLAPGDRLPTEQQLSELHGVSRTVVREAVHQLKSQGLLISRQGSGVYVAPPATNKPLAFDPEVLESVQAVAQVVEVRRALEGEIAALAAERGNSKQVAAIKRAEKALEAAVAAGRDGVDEDLALHRAIAEASGNPQFGRLLGFLEQYLREAMRVTRGNEARHQGFAAAVREEHHAIVEAIAARDAATARRAASNHMVQAARRLEIAGVLTAPAAAKDKRK, via the coding sequence ATGAGCGCGCTGATGCCAGCCGGCCCGCGTCTGCAGGCCAGCCGCCTGTCGGACCGCCTGGCGGCGCTGCTGGGCGATCAGGTGCAGGCCGGCACGCTGGCGCCGGGCGATCGGCTGCCCACCGAGCAGCAGCTGTCGGAGCTGCATGGCGTGTCACGCACGGTGGTGCGCGAGGCGGTGCACCAGCTGAAATCGCAGGGGCTGCTGATCTCGCGCCAGGGCTCGGGCGTCTATGTCGCGCCGCCGGCCACCAACAAGCCCTTGGCCTTCGACCCCGAGGTGCTGGAGTCGGTGCAGGCGGTGGCCCAGGTCGTCGAGGTGCGCCGGGCGCTGGAGGGCGAGATTGCCGCGCTGGCGGCCGAGCGCGGCAACAGCAAGCAGGTGGCGGCCATCAAGCGGGCCGAGAAGGCACTGGAGGCGGCTGTGGCCGCAGGGCGCGATGGCGTCGATGAAGACCTGGCCCTGCACCGCGCCATCGCCGAGGCCTCGGGCAATCCGCAATTCGGCCGGCTGCTGGGCTTTCTGGAGCAATACCTGCGCGAGGCGATGCGCGTGACGCGGGGCAACGAGGCCCGCCACCAGGGCTTTGCCGCCGCGGTGCGTGAGGAGCATCACGCCATCGTCGAGGCGATTGCCGCCCGCGACGCCGCCACCGCCCGGCGCGCGGCCAGCAATCACATGGTGCAGGCAGCGCGCCGGCTTGAAATTGCCGGCGTGCTGACCGCGCCTGCTGCAGCAAAGGACAAACGGAAATGA
- the ltnD gene encoding L-threonate dehydrogenase, translating into MTSKTLGVVGLGSMGYGAAVSALRRGVPTWGLDTRAEARERFVADGGRSTASLAELGAHCDVVVVLVVNAAQTEDVLFAEGGLAATLKPGSVIVTSATVDPTLPPLWEARLAERGLWLIDGPVSGGAKKAAEGQMTVMASGKPEAFAAAGVLLDAIAGKVYRLGDKAGIGSTVKMVNQHLAGVHIAAACEGMALGMRAGADPEQLYEVICNSAGMSWMFQNRVPHILAGDYTPLSAVNIFIKDLGIVLDAARKLQFPLPLAAQAHQLYLATAAAGHGGEDDSAVIKFYAQLAGLELPQART; encoded by the coding sequence ATGACAAGCAAGACTCTGGGCGTCGTGGGCCTTGGCTCGATGGGCTATGGCGCCGCCGTCTCGGCACTGAGGCGCGGCGTGCCGACCTGGGGCCTGGACACCCGGGCCGAGGCGCGCGAACGCTTCGTCGCCGACGGTGGCCGCAGCACTGCCTCGCTGGCCGAGCTGGGTGCGCACTGCGATGTGGTCGTGGTGCTCGTCGTCAATGCCGCGCAGACCGAGGACGTGCTGTTCGCCGAAGGCGGCCTGGCCGCCACGCTGAAGCCGGGCTCGGTGATCGTCACCTCAGCCACCGTGGACCCGACCCTGCCGCCGCTGTGGGAGGCCCGCTTGGCCGAGCGCGGCCTGTGGCTGATTGACGGCCCGGTCTCTGGCGGGGCCAAGAAGGCGGCCGAGGGCCAGATGACGGTGATGGCCTCCGGCAAGCCCGAGGCCTTTGCAGCGGCCGGCGTGCTGCTCGATGCGATCGCCGGCAAGGTCTACCGGCTGGGCGACAAGGCCGGCATCGGCTCGACGGTGAAGATGGTCAATCAGCACCTGGCCGGCGTGCACATTGCCGCCGCCTGCGAGGGCATGGCCCTGGGCATGCGCGCCGGCGCCGACCCGGAGCAGCTGTACGAGGTGATCTGCAACTCGGCCGGCATGAGCTGGATGTTCCAGAACCGCGTGCCCCACATCCTGGCCGGCGACTACACGCCGCTGTCGGCGGTGAACATCTTCATCAAGGACCTGGGCATCGTGCTCGACGCCGCGCGCAAGCTGCAGTTCCCGCTGCCGCTGGCCGCACAGGCGCATCAGCTGTACCTGGCCACCGCCGCCGCCGGCCATGGGGGCGAGGACGACTCGGCCGTGATCAAGTTCTATGCGCAGCTGGCCGGACTCGAATTGCCACAGGCGCGAACATGA
- the otnK gene encoding 3-oxo-tetronate kinase — protein sequence MSIILGVIADDFTGATDVASMLVRAGMRTVQVIGVPAADAALPDADAVVVALKSRTTPANQAVAESLAALRWLQQAGARQFYFKYCSTFDSTAAGNIGPVAEALMEALGTDFAIACPAFPENGRTVFRGHLFVGDQLLSDSGMRSHPLTPMTDSNLVRVLQAQAKGQVGLLRYDTLALGTVATCERIEALRSEGVRLAVADAVSNDDLRVLAQACADLPLITAGSGVALGLPEVYAARGWLQPDAQAANLPAVGGKAAVLSGSCSTATNAQVQHWLQAGKPGFHVDALAMAEGNDLAAAALAWAAQQQEAVLIYATAAPQQVQAAQAALGVERAGQLVEHCLAQIAQGLVEGGVRRLVVAGGETSGAVVQALGVQSLRIGAPIDPGVPWTQAQGRQLLLALKSGNFGGVDFFAKALAQVA from the coding sequence ATGAGCATCATCCTCGGCGTCATTGCAGACGACTTCACCGGCGCCACCGATGTGGCCAGCATGCTGGTGCGCGCCGGCATGCGCACGGTGCAGGTGATTGGCGTGCCGGCGGCAGATGCCGCGCTGCCCGATGCCGACGCCGTGGTCGTGGCGCTGAAGTCGCGCACCACACCGGCCAATCAGGCGGTGGCCGAATCGCTGGCGGCCCTGCGCTGGCTGCAGCAAGCCGGCGCGCGCCAGTTCTATTTCAAGTACTGCTCTACCTTCGACTCGACCGCCGCCGGCAATATCGGTCCGGTGGCCGAGGCGCTGATGGAGGCACTCGGCACCGACTTCGCCATCGCCTGCCCCGCCTTCCCGGAAAACGGCCGCACGGTGTTCCGCGGCCATCTGTTCGTGGGCGACCAGTTGCTCAGCGACTCGGGCATGCGCAGCCATCCGCTGACGCCGATGACGGACTCCAACCTGGTGCGTGTGTTGCAGGCGCAGGCCAAAGGCCAGGTCGGCCTGCTGCGCTACGACACGCTGGCGCTGGGCACGGTCGCCACCTGCGAGCGCATCGAGGCGCTGCGCAGCGAGGGCGTGCGCCTGGCCGTGGCCGATGCCGTCAGCAACGATGACCTGCGCGTGCTGGCGCAAGCCTGCGCCGACCTGCCGCTGATCACCGCCGGCTCCGGCGTGGCCCTGGGCCTGCCCGAGGTCTATGCGGCGCGCGGCTGGCTGCAGCCCGATGCACAGGCAGCGAACCTGCCCGCCGTGGGCGGCAAGGCCGCTGTGCTGTCCGGCTCCTGCTCGACGGCGACGAATGCCCAGGTGCAGCACTGGCTGCAGGCGGGCAAGCCGGGCTTTCATGTCGATGCACTGGCGATGGCCGAAGGCAATGATCTCGCCGCGGCCGCGCTGGCCTGGGCCGCTCAGCAGCAGGAAGCGGTGCTGATCTATGCCACCGCTGCGCCGCAACAGGTGCAGGCGGCGCAAGCGGCGCTGGGTGTGGAGCGGGCAGGGCAACTCGTCGAGCACTGCCTGGCGCAGATCGCGCAAGGCCTGGTCGAGGGCGGCGTGCGTCGGCTGGTGGTGGCCGGCGGCGAAACCTCGGGCGCCGTGGTGCAGGCACTCGGCGTTCAGTCGCTGCGCATCGGCGCGCCGATAGACCCCGGCGTGCCCTGGACGCAGGCCCAGGGGCGGCAGCTGCTGCTGGCCCTGAAGTCCGGCAACTTCGGCGGCGTCGACTTCTTTGCCAAAGCCCTGGCGCAGGTGGCGTGA
- a CDS encoding aldolase, translating to MDFEHSALRIEICRVGRSLFERGYVHATAGNISVRLAEGEGFLITPTDACLGFLKPDDLAHVAADGRQLAGATASKTLALHRRIYEAEPHAHCVIHTHSTHLVALTLAGVWTEHDIVPPITPYYVMKVGHVPLIRYHRPGDPAAAEAVAAAILRAQRSGAPLRAVMLDRLGPNVWHESPASAMAVLEELEETARLWLMTKPAPLSDAQINELRSQFGARW from the coding sequence ATGGACTTCGAACACAGCGCCCTGCGCATCGAGATCTGCCGCGTCGGCCGCTCGCTGTTCGAGCGCGGCTATGTGCATGCCACGGCCGGCAATATCAGCGTGCGCCTGGCCGAGGGTGAGGGCTTTCTGATCACGCCCACCGATGCCTGCCTGGGCTTTCTGAAGCCGGACGATCTGGCCCATGTGGCCGCGGACGGCCGGCAGCTGGCCGGCGCAACGGCCAGCAAGACCCTGGCCCTGCACCGTCGCATCTACGAGGCCGAGCCTCACGCGCACTGCGTGATCCACACCCACAGCACCCATCTGGTGGCGCTGACCTTGGCCGGCGTCTGGACCGAACATGACATCGTGCCGCCGATCACGCCCTACTACGTGATGAAGGTCGGCCATGTGCCGCTGATCCGCTACCACCGGCCTGGCGACCCGGCCGCGGCCGAGGCCGTGGCGGCGGCCATTCTGCGTGCGCAGCGCAGCGGTGCCCCGTTGCGCGCCGTGATGCTGGACCGGCTGGGGCCCAACGTCTGGCACGAATCGCCGGCCAGCGCGATGGCCGTGCTCGAAGAGCTGGAAGAGACGGCCAGGCTGTGGCTGATGACAAAACCCGCGCCGCTCAGCGACGCCCAGATCAACGAATTGCGCAGCCAGTTTGGTGCGCGCTGGTAA
- the otnI gene encoding 2-oxo-tetronate isomerase, with protein MPRFAANLTMMYTEHGFLDRFAAAAADGFRAVEYLFPYAFEKAELAQRLADSGLRQVLFNAPPGDFEAGERGIACLPGREDEFRRGFLEQALPYAEALACPRIHLMAGLVPAGADRAALRATYLANLVWAARQAASAGREVLIEPINTRDIPGFFLNRQDEAHAVVAEVGAANLKVQMDLYHCQIVEGDLAMKLRQYLPTGRVGHIQIAGVPLRHEPDLGEINHPYLFALLDELGYAGHIGCEYRPRGATSEGLAWFAPYKDSQS; from the coding sequence ATGCCCCGTTTCGCCGCCAACCTGACGATGATGTACACGGAGCACGGCTTCCTCGACCGCTTTGCTGCTGCGGCGGCGGACGGCTTCCGCGCTGTCGAGTACCTGTTCCCCTATGCATTTGAAAAAGCGGAACTGGCGCAACGGCTGGCCGACAGCGGCCTGCGCCAGGTGCTGTTCAACGCTCCGCCCGGCGACTTCGAGGCCGGCGAGCGCGGCATCGCCTGCCTGCCCGGGCGCGAGGACGAGTTCCGCCGCGGTTTCCTGGAGCAGGCCCTGCCCTATGCCGAGGCGCTGGCCTGCCCGCGCATCCATCTGATGGCCGGTCTGGTGCCCGCGGGCGCCGACCGTGCCGCCCTGCGCGCCACCTACCTGGCCAATCTCGTCTGGGCCGCCCGGCAGGCCGCCAGCGCCGGCCGCGAGGTGCTGATCGAACCTATCAACACGCGCGATATCCCGGGCTTCTTCCTGAACCGGCAGGACGAGGCCCATGCCGTTGTCGCCGAGGTCGGCGCGGCCAATCTGAAGGTGCAGATGGATCTGTACCACTGCCAGATCGTCGAGGGCGATCTGGCGATGAAGCTGCGCCAGTACCTGCCGACGGGCCGCGTCGGCCATATCCAGATCGCCGGCGTGCCGCTGCGGCACGAGCCCGACCTTGGCGAGATCAACCATCCCTATCTGTTCGCGCTGCTGGACGAGCTGGGCTACGCCGGCCATATCGGCTGCGAGTACCGACCGCGCGGGGCCACGTCTGAAGGCCTGGCCTGGTTCGCCCCCTACAAGGACTCCCAATCATGA
- the denD gene encoding D-erythronate dehydrogenase — MKLLITGGAGFLGARLARTLLARGQLNGRKINTLVLADLFPPPVDLMADARVQARTGALLDQCTALGTEGFDGVFHLASAVSAECELDFELGLRSNLDTTRALLDALRAHTQRGAAAPRLVFASSVAVFGSDPALPLPAVVQDDTLPTPQSSYGVHKFICEQLVADYTRKGYIDGRTARLMTVSVRPGRPNGAASGFLSGIIREPLAGLDAVCPVAPETRIALASPARTIEGLIAVFEADREAFGGRTALNLPALTVSVQEMLDALAAVAGPEAVARVRFEPDTGVARMVGGWPARFESARRERLGLRPDSDFKSIVLQYVQDNPAAVTIPLRV; from the coding sequence ATGAAGTTGCTGATCACCGGCGGGGCCGGGTTTCTCGGCGCACGGCTCGCCCGCACGCTGCTGGCCCGCGGTCAATTGAACGGTCGCAAGATCAACACCCTGGTGCTGGCCGATCTGTTCCCGCCACCGGTCGACCTGATGGCAGATGCCCGGGTGCAGGCCCGCACCGGCGCGCTGCTGGACCAATGCACGGCCCTGGGCACAGAGGGCTTTGACGGCGTGTTCCACCTGGCCTCGGCGGTATCGGCCGAATGCGAGCTGGATTTCGAGCTGGGCCTGCGCTCCAATCTCGACACCACCCGCGCACTGCTCGACGCGCTGCGTGCACACACCCAGCGGGGCGCCGCGGCGCCGCGGCTCGTCTTCGCCAGCTCGGTGGCCGTGTTCGGTTCAGACCCGGCCCTGCCGCTGCCGGCCGTGGTGCAGGATGACACCCTGCCCACGCCGCAGTCGTCGTACGGCGTGCACAAATTCATCTGCGAGCAGCTGGTGGCCGACTACACGCGCAAGGGTTATATCGATGGCCGCACGGCGCGGCTGATGACGGTGTCGGTGCGGCCCGGCCGGCCCAATGGCGCCGCCTCGGGCTTTCTGTCCGGCATCATCCGCGAGCCGCTGGCCGGGCTGGACGCCGTCTGCCCGGTCGCCCCCGAGACGCGCATCGCCCTGGCCTCGCCGGCCCGCACCATCGAGGGCCTGATCGCCGTGTTCGAGGCCGATCGCGAGGCCTTCGGCGGCCGCACCGCGCTGAACCTGCCGGCGCTGACCGTCAGCGTGCAAGAGATGCTGGACGCTCTGGCCGCCGTGGCCGGCCCCGAGGCCGTGGCCCGCGTGCGCTTCGAGCCCGACACCGGCGTGGCACGCATGGTCGGCGGCTGGCCGGCGCGCTTCGAGTCGGCCCGGCGCGAGCGCCTGGGCCTGCGGCCCGACAGTGACTTCAAGAGCATCGTGCTGCAGTATGTGCAGGACAACCCGGCGGCCGTGACGATCCCGCTGCGCGTCTGA
- a CDS encoding TRAP transporter substrate-binding protein gives MTTTFKTTLITAALCALAGSAAAQTVLKIGYATSKESHYGVGSTVFCDEMEKGTAGRYKCQQFPSSALGGEREQIEAVQLGTQDLTNTSTGPLGNFVPEAKIFDIPFLFRDYDHARHTMDGPIGQDVLKKLQGKGLIGLAWTENGFRHMTNSKRAIVHATDASGLKLRTMENKVHMEGYKTFGLLPTPMPFPELFTALQQGTVDGQENPIPVILASKFSQVQKHLSLTGHVYSPAVLLLSPTVWNKLSDADKKVFVDAANKGAAAQRKKVNDDEATGIAQLKKDGMLVVEKVDGESFRKAVAPAYVGFAKEFGADKIAAIQAVK, from the coding sequence ATGACCACGACATTCAAGACCACCCTGATCACCGCCGCGCTGTGCGCGCTGGCCGGCAGCGCCGCCGCACAAACCGTGCTGAAGATTGGCTATGCCACCAGCAAGGAGTCGCATTACGGCGTGGGCTCCACCGTGTTCTGCGACGAAATGGAGAAGGGCACGGCCGGCCGCTACAAGTGCCAGCAGTTCCCTTCATCGGCGCTGGGCGGCGAACGCGAGCAGATCGAGGCCGTGCAGCTGGGCACGCAGGATCTGACCAATACCTCGACCGGCCCGCTGGGCAACTTCGTGCCCGAGGCGAAGATCTTCGACATTCCCTTCCTGTTCCGCGACTACGACCATGCCCGCCACACCATGGATGGCCCGATCGGCCAGGATGTGCTGAAGAAGCTGCAGGGCAAGGGCCTGATCGGCCTGGCCTGGACGGAGAACGGCTTCCGCCACATGACCAACAGCAAGCGCGCCATCGTCCACGCCACCGACGCCTCCGGCCTGAAGCTGCGCACGATGGAGAACAAGGTGCATATGGAGGGCTACAAGACCTTCGGCCTGCTGCCCACGCCGATGCCCTTCCCGGAGTTGTTCACCGCGCTGCAGCAGGGCACCGTCGATGGCCAGGAGAACCCGATTCCGGTCATCCTGGCATCCAAGTTCTCGCAGGTGCAGAAGCACTTGTCGCTGACCGGCCACGTCTACTCGCCGGCGGTGCTGCTGCTGTCGCCCACCGTCTGGAACAAGCTGTCCGACGCCGACAAAAAGGTCTTCGTCGACGCCGCCAACAAGGGCGCCGCCGCGCAGCGCAAGAAGGTCAATGACGACGAGGCCACCGGCATCGCCCAGCTGAAGAAGGACGGCATGCTGGTGGTCGAGAAGGTGGATGGCGAGAGCTTCCGCAAGGCCGTGGCACCGGCCTATGTCGGCTTCGCCAAGGAATTTGGCGCCGACAAGATTGCCGCGATCCAGGCTGTCAAGTAA
- a CDS encoding TRAP transporter small permease, translating to MRTLLLAVDRHLSNFALNVACVLLAVISALGLWQVVTRFVLSQPSTWTEESMRRLLIWCVMLGVVVAFRRGALVSVDLMLRMSKGVFHQAVRWLITLSSLAFLSVLLCYGINLAWRVRFQTFASMELSMAWAYAALPVGAALALVAVLAQHVDPMNEELENAQ from the coding sequence ATGCGCACTCTTCTGCTGGCGGTCGACCGCCATCTGAGCAATTTCGCCCTCAACGTGGCCTGTGTGCTGCTGGCCGTGATCAGCGCCCTGGGCCTGTGGCAGGTGGTGACGCGCTTCGTGCTGTCGCAACCGTCGACCTGGACCGAGGAGTCGATGCGGCGCCTCTTGATCTGGTGCGTGATGCTGGGCGTGGTGGTGGCCTTCCGGCGCGGCGCGCTGGTCTCGGTGGACCTGATGCTGCGCATGAGCAAGGGCGTCTTCCATCAGGCGGTGCGCTGGCTGATCACGCTCAGCTCGCTGGCCTTTCTGAGCGTGCTGCTGTGCTACGGCATCAACCTGGCCTGGCGCGTGCGCTTCCAGACCTTCGCCAGCATGGAGCTGTCGATGGCCTGGGCCTATGCCGCCCTGCCGGTGGGCGCCGCGCTGGCCCTGGTGGCCGTGCTGGCCCAGCATGTCGATCCGATGAACGAAGAGCTGGAAAACGCTCAGTAG
- a CDS encoding TRAP transporter large permease, which yields MSFTLLITMLLAFAFSVSIAVSIGGSAMLGLAFFDPERLVLAPKEMFTAIDKFPLAAVPFFILAGNLMETGGISRRLVDFAKSLVGGVQGGLPMTCVLTCMIFAAVSGSSVATTFAIGSILIPALIKHGYPREYAAALQATAAELGVIIPPSIPMILFGVSAEVSIGELFIAGFGPGLLIGGVLMLFVHLYCRWKGWGLKDGDGRLSVGTATYKAGFALLMPVIILGGIYGGIFTPTEASVVAVFYALIVGLFIHRELTFKDLVPVFRKSVISSAVIMFIIANAGLFAFLITRAGVPEALGAWLTEVLQSPMWFLLGVNAALFVIGMFIETSAAIIVLAPILVPVARHFGVDPVHFGTIMVVNLALGMITPPFGVNLFAACTVAKISLDRIVKYLLPFVLVIIGCLMLITYIPQISLALRDLVYPPAVVAPVPSIAPQ from the coding sequence ATGTCATTCACCCTGCTCATCACGATGCTGCTGGCCTTTGCCTTCAGCGTCTCCATCGCCGTCTCGATTGGCGGCTCCGCCATGCTGGGCCTGGCCTTCTTCGACCCCGAACGCCTGGTGCTTGCGCCCAAGGAGATGTTCACCGCGATCGACAAATTCCCGCTCGCGGCCGTGCCCTTCTTCATACTCGCCGGCAATCTGATGGAGACCGGCGGCATCTCGCGCCGCCTGGTGGACTTCGCCAAGTCCCTGGTCGGTGGTGTGCAGGGCGGTCTGCCCATGACCTGCGTGCTGACCTGCATGATCTTCGCGGCGGTGTCGGGCTCGTCGGTGGCCACCACCTTCGCCATCGGCTCCATCCTGATACCGGCGCTGATCAAGCATGGCTACCCGCGCGAATACGCGGCCGCGCTGCAGGCCACTGCGGCCGAGCTGGGCGTGATCATTCCGCCGTCGATCCCGATGATTCTGTTCGGCGTGTCGGCCGAGGTGTCTATCGGCGAGCTGTTCATCGCCGGCTTCGGGCCCGGCCTGCTGATCGGCGGCGTGCTGATGCTGTTCGTGCACCTCTACTGCCGCTGGAAGGGCTGGGGCCTGAAGGATGGCGACGGCCGCCTGAGCGTGGGCACCGCCACCTACAAGGCCGGCTTTGCGCTCTTGATGCCGGTGATCATTCTGGGCGGCATCTACGGCGGCATCTTCACGCCCACCGAGGCCTCGGTGGTGGCGGTGTTCTATGCGCTGATCGTCGGCCTGTTCATCCACCGCGAGCTGACCTTCAAGGACCTTGTCCCGGTGTTCCGCAAGTCGGTGATCTCCAGCGCGGTGATCATGTTCATCATCGCCAACGCCGGCCTGTTCGCCTTTCTGATCACCCGTGCCGGTGTGCCCGAGGCGCTGGGCGCCTGGCTGACCGAGGTGCTGCAGTCGCCGATGTGGTTCCTGCTGGGCGTGAATGCCGCTCTGTTCGTGATCGGCATGTTCATCGAGACCTCGGCGGCCATCATCGTGCTGGCGCCGATCCTGGTGCCGGTGGCCCGGCACTTCGGGGTCGATCCGGTGCACTTCGGCACCATCATGGTCGTCAACCTGGCGCTGGGCATGATCACGCCGCCCTTCGGCGTCAATCTGTTCGCCGCCTGCACGGTGGCCAAGATCTCGCTGGACCGCATCGTCAAGTACCTCTTGCCCTTTGTGCTGGTGATCATCGGCTGCCTGATGCTGATCACCTACATCCCGCAGATCAGCCTGGCGTTGCGCGATCTGGTGTACCCGCCGGCGGTAGTGGCGCCGGTGCCTTCGATCGCGCCGCAATGA
- a CDS encoding phosphogluconate dehydrogenase C-terminal domain-containing protein gives MSATIALFGAGGKMGVRLARNLVGSAYKVRHVEPGAVGRQRLQDELGLACVSAEAALDGADVVILAVPDTLIGKLSHEIAPLLQPGTMVMTLDAAAPFAGHLPERPDLVYFVAHPCHPPIFNDETTPEARRDFFGGGHAKQSVVSALMQGTDADFALGEDIAKVIYAPILRSYRLTVDQMALLEPGLSETVCATLLDVMREAMDEVVARGVPAEAARDFLLGHMTILAAVIFKEIPGQFSDACNKAITFGKPRLMREDWKQVFDRAEIAESIRRIT, from the coding sequence ATGAGTGCAACGATTGCGCTGTTTGGCGCTGGCGGCAAGATGGGGGTGCGGCTGGCCCGCAACCTGGTGGGCTCGGCCTACAAGGTCCGGCATGTGGAGCCGGGCGCGGTGGGCCGGCAGCGGCTGCAGGACGAGCTGGGCCTGGCCTGCGTCTCGGCCGAGGCGGCGCTGGACGGGGCCGATGTGGTCATCCTGGCCGTGCCCGACACCCTGATCGGCAAGCTCTCGCACGAGATTGCGCCGCTGCTGCAACCGGGCACGATGGTCATGACCCTGGATGCCGCGGCGCCCTTTGCCGGCCATCTGCCGGAGCGGCCCGATCTGGTCTATTTCGTCGCCCACCCCTGCCACCCGCCGATCTTCAATGACGAGACCACGCCCGAGGCGCGGCGCGACTTCTTCGGCGGAGGACACGCCAAGCAGTCGGTGGTCAGCGCGCTGATGCAGGGCACGGATGCGGACTTCGCGCTGGGCGAGGACATCGCCAAGGTCATCTACGCGCCCATCCTGCGCTCCTACCGGCTGACCGTCGACCAGATGGCGTTGCTGGAGCCCGGCCTGTCCGAGACCGTCTGCGCCACCCTGCTGGACGTGATGCGCGAGGCCATGGACGAGGTCGTGGCGCGCGGCGTGCCGGCCGAGGCCGCACGCGACTTCCTGCTCGGCCATATGACCATACTCGCCGCGGTGATCTTCAAGGAGATCCCAGGCCAGTTCTCCGACGCCTGCAACAAGGCCATCACCTTCGGCAAGCCCAGGCTGATGCGCGAGGACTGGAAGCAGGTGTTCGACCGCGCAGAGATCGCCGAAAGCATCCGCCGCATCACCTGA
- a CDS encoding TRAP transporter substrate-binding protein, with the protein MRVSALAATLALSLGSASAQTVLKIGYTPAKDSHYWVGSVTFCDEVEKNTQGRYKCQQFPNSALGGEREQIEAVQLGTQDLVNASTGALGNFVPETKIVDIPFLFRDYDHARHTMDGPIGQDLLKKMAAKGLIGLAWTENGFRHMTNNKRPIMTASDASGLKLRTMENKVHMDGYKTFGLLPTPMAFPELFTALQQGTVDGQENPIPVILSAKFAQVQKYLSLTGHVYSPAVIILSPNIWNKLSDADKKVFVEAAQKGGIAQRKKVNEDEANGIAQLRKDGMQVIEKVDGESFRKAVVPAYAQFAKEFGADKIAAIQAVR; encoded by the coding sequence CTGCGCGTCAGCGCACTCGCCGCCACCCTCGCCCTGAGCCTGGGCAGCGCCTCGGCCCAGACCGTGCTGAAGATTGGCTACACGCCGGCCAAGGACTCGCACTACTGGGTCGGCTCGGTGACCTTCTGCGACGAGGTCGAGAAGAACACCCAGGGCCGCTACAAGTGCCAGCAGTTCCCGAACTCGGCGCTGGGTGGCGAGCGCGAGCAGATCGAGGCGGTGCAGCTGGGCACGCAGGACCTGGTCAATGCCTCGACAGGCGCCCTGGGCAACTTCGTGCCCGAGACCAAGATCGTCGACATCCCCTTCCTGTTCCGCGACTACGACCATGCGCGCCACACGATGGACGGCCCCATCGGCCAGGACCTGCTGAAGAAGATGGCCGCCAAGGGCCTGATCGGCCTGGCCTGGACGGAAAACGGCTTCCGCCACATGACCAATAACAAGCGCCCCATCATGACCGCCAGCGACGCCTCCGGGCTCAAGCTGCGCACGATGGAGAACAAGGTGCATATGGACGGCTACAAGACCTTCGGTCTGCTGCCCACGCCGATGGCCTTTCCGGAGCTGTTCACCGCGCTGCAGCAGGGCACCGTCGATGGCCAGGAGAACCCGATTCCGGTCATCCTGTCGGCCAAGTTCGCCCAGGTGCAGAAGTACCTGTCGCTGACCGGGCACGTCTATTCGCCGGCCGTGATCATCCTGTCGCCCAACATCTGGAACAAGCTGTCGGATGCCGACAAAAAGGTCTTCGTCGAGGCCGCGCAGAAGGGCGGCATCGCCCAGCGAAAAAAGGTCAACGAGGATGAGGCCAACGGCATTGCCCAGCTGCGCAAGGACGGCATGCAGGTGATAGAGAAGGTCGACGGCGAAAGCTTCCGCAAGGCCGTGGTGCCCGCCTACGCCCAGTTTGCCAAGGAGTTCGGAGCGGACAAAATAGCCGCCATCCAGGCTGTCCGATAA